One Leptospira levettii genomic window carries:
- the rpoB gene encoding DNA-directed RNA polymerase subunit beta: protein MHTRMQIRNRVNFGKITDLNLLPNLIYVQKKSFDWFLQSEVKDPTKRLNQGLEAVFRESFPIESPNNDMVMEYGHYVLGEPKRDPQECKDTDSSYAVPLKAVIRLIIKDTGEIREQVVYMGDLPVMTDHGTFIINGAERVVVSQLHRSPGIFFSYDQVRDTFSARVIPYRGSWLEFEMDNKGILVAKIDRKKKFPATLLVKAMGMGTNEEVLRLFYGSSKMKIAGANPKDLKRLIGRRTIADIINMETGEVMLDAGSKINEDNISILREMKVKDVDVIEFPKGKDNPVLINCLEKDGVNDYEDAVKKFHTIMRPGEPSTIENAEAELKRLFFSHKTFDLGVVGRYKINSKFEFNNPKEFSKADDRVLRKQDIIETVRYLVMLMSEAENYYPDDIDHLGNRRIRSVGELIANQLKLGFSRVERVIKERMTVQEPEQQTPQLLISIKPITAVINEFFGSSQLSQFMDQTNPLAELTHKRRLNALGPGGLSRDRAGFEVRDVHYSHYGRMCPIETPEGPNIGLILSMSSFARVNDYGFIETPYRLVKNGKVQKQVEYLTADKEEYHYMAQSNSTVDEKGEFTSKLISTRHRGDFPFRSPSEIQYMDLAPLQVVSVSTALIPFLEHDDANRALMGSNMQRQAVPLLTEEAPFVGTGMEARAAYDAGVCIVAKKDGVVSKVDATGVWVKEDQSKEIVHYPLIKFKKTNQGTCFNQKPNVSMLHTTTGGKVSKVSKERIEVTTPNGEKETHELVLSEEVQYQAVVKEGQDIGIGAPVAGQIIKGEKYGEFGQILQKGTVLANGPSTDAGYLALGRNVLVAFMPWEGYNFEDAILISERIIKDDVFSSIHIEEFEIQARETKLGQEQITRDIPNLSDKAFRDLDESGVIRVGAEVKPGDILVGMVTPKGETDLTPEYKLLHSIFGEKAKEVRDSSLRMPNGFEGTVIDIKRYSRETGDELAAGVEEMVKVYVARKRKLLVGDKMAGRHGNKGVVARVMAQEDMPYMEDGTPVDIVLNPLGVPSRMNLGQIFETQLGFAAKKLGINFETPVFDGASEGDVHEFCKKAGLPENSKFQLYDGRTGEKFINQVFCGYIYMLKLAHLVDDKIHARSTGPYSLVTQQPLGGKAQFGGQRLGEMEVWALEAYGASHTLQELLTIKSDDMLGRARIYEAIVKGIHSIKPGIPESFNVLVQELRGLALDIIIKDSEGLEVDISDYEDEFSKNKKKIKFETIENV from the coding sequence ATGCATACCCGAATGCAAATTAGAAACCGGGTAAATTTCGGTAAAATTACCGACCTCAATTTACTTCCTAATCTTATCTACGTACAGAAAAAATCCTTTGATTGGTTTCTCCAGTCGGAAGTGAAAGATCCGACCAAACGTTTAAACCAGGGGTTGGAAGCAGTTTTTCGTGAATCTTTTCCAATCGAATCACCAAACAACGATATGGTCATGGAATATGGCCATTATGTGTTAGGGGAACCGAAACGTGATCCTCAAGAATGTAAGGACACTGATTCTTCTTATGCGGTTCCACTAAAAGCAGTCATTCGACTCATCATCAAGGACACCGGGGAAATCCGCGAACAAGTTGTCTACATGGGTGACTTACCTGTGATGACAGACCACGGTACTTTCATCATCAATGGTGCGGAAAGGGTAGTGGTAAGCCAGTTACACAGATCGCCTGGTATTTTCTTCTCTTATGACCAAGTGCGAGATACATTCTCTGCGCGTGTGATTCCTTACCGAGGTTCTTGGTTGGAATTTGAGATGGACAACAAAGGGATCCTTGTTGCCAAAATCGACCGTAAGAAAAAATTCCCAGCTACACTTCTTGTGAAAGCAATGGGAATGGGAACAAACGAAGAAGTATTACGTTTGTTCTATGGTTCAAGCAAAATGAAAATTGCAGGTGCCAATCCAAAAGACCTCAAACGTCTGATTGGTCGCCGAACCATTGCTGATATCATCAACATGGAAACAGGCGAGGTCATGCTCGATGCTGGTTCTAAAATCAATGAGGATAATATCTCCATCCTTCGTGAAATGAAGGTGAAAGATGTGGATGTCATTGAATTTCCAAAAGGAAAAGACAATCCAGTTCTCATCAACTGCCTAGAAAAAGACGGAGTGAACGACTACGAAGACGCGGTGAAAAAATTTCACACCATCATGCGTCCGGGTGAACCTTCTACGATTGAAAACGCGGAAGCCGAACTGAAAAGACTCTTTTTCTCACACAAAACGTTTGATTTGGGTGTGGTAGGTCGTTACAAAATCAATAGCAAATTTGAATTCAACAATCCAAAAGAATTCTCAAAAGCAGATGATCGTGTTTTAAGAAAACAAGACATCATTGAAACGGTTCGTTACCTTGTGATGCTTATGTCTGAGGCAGAAAACTACTACCCAGACGATATTGACCACTTAGGAAATAGAAGGATTCGTTCTGTTGGAGAGCTCATCGCAAACCAATTGAAACTTGGATTCTCTCGAGTCGAACGTGTCATCAAAGAAAGAATGACAGTGCAGGAGCCAGAACAACAAACTCCGCAACTTCTCATTTCCATCAAACCAATCACTGCGGTGATCAATGAGTTTTTTGGATCTTCTCAACTTTCTCAGTTTATGGACCAAACAAACCCACTCGCGGAACTGACCCACAAACGTAGGTTAAACGCTCTTGGGCCTGGTGGTCTTTCTCGTGATAGAGCAGGTTTCGAAGTTCGTGACGTTCACTATTCTCACTATGGTCGTATGTGCCCGATTGAAACACCGGAAGGTCCAAACATTGGTCTCATTCTTTCCATGTCTAGTTTTGCAAGGGTAAACGATTATGGGTTTATTGAAACTCCATACCGTCTTGTTAAAAATGGAAAAGTCCAAAAACAAGTAGAGTATCTCACTGCTGATAAAGAAGAATACCACTATATGGCGCAGTCGAATTCGACTGTGGATGAGAAAGGGGAATTTACTTCCAAACTCATTTCCACTCGCCACAGAGGGGATTTCCCTTTCCGTAGCCCATCTGAGATCCAGTACATGGACCTTGCTCCACTACAAGTTGTGTCTGTATCAACAGCACTCATTCCATTCCTCGAACATGATGATGCGAACCGTGCACTCATGGGTTCCAACATGCAACGCCAAGCAGTTCCACTTCTTACAGAAGAGGCTCCTTTTGTGGGAACGGGTATGGAAGCTCGTGCGGCGTATGACGCTGGTGTTTGTATTGTTGCGAAAAAAGATGGTGTTGTTTCCAAAGTGGATGCAACAGGTGTTTGGGTGAAAGAAGACCAATCCAAAGAGATTGTCCACTACCCACTCATTAAATTCAAAAAAACGAACCAAGGCACTTGTTTTAACCAAAAACCAAACGTGTCCATGCTCCATACCACAACTGGTGGTAAGGTGAGTAAGGTTTCCAAAGAACGTATCGAAGTAACAACTCCGAATGGTGAAAAGGAAACTCACGAATTGGTTTTATCGGAAGAAGTTCAATACCAAGCAGTTGTCAAAGAAGGACAAGATATTGGAATTGGAGCACCAGTTGCAGGCCAGATCATCAAAGGGGAAAAATACGGAGAGTTCGGACAAATCCTCCAAAAAGGAACTGTCCTTGCGAACGGTCCTTCCACTGACGCTGGTTATTTGGCGCTTGGACGAAACGTTCTTGTGGCATTTATGCCTTGGGAAGGTTACAACTTTGAGGATGCGATTCTGATCTCAGAACGAATCATTAAAGACGATGTATTCTCTTCCATTCACATTGAAGAATTCGAAATCCAAGCTCGGGAAACAAAACTTGGACAAGAACAAATCACTCGTGACATTCCAAACCTTTCGGACAAAGCGTTCCGTGATTTGGATGAGTCTGGTGTGATCCGTGTGGGTGCTGAAGTAAAACCTGGTGACATCCTTGTTGGTATGGTGACTCCTAAAGGAGAAACTGACCTCACTCCAGAATATAAATTATTACACTCCATCTTTGGAGAGAAGGCAAAAGAAGTAAGAGATTCCTCTCTTCGTATGCCAAACGGTTTCGAAGGAACTGTGATCGATATCAAACGTTATTCCCGTGAAACAGGCGATGAACTCGCTGCTGGTGTGGAAGAAATGGTGAAAGTGTATGTGGCTCGTAAACGTAAACTCCTAGTGGGTGATAAGATGGCCGGAAGACACGGAAACAAAGGGGTCGTAGCACGTGTGATGGCACAGGAAGATATGCCATACATGGAAGACGGCACTCCAGTTGATATCGTACTCAACCCTCTTGGTGTTCCTTCGCGTATGAACCTCGGTCAGATTTTTGAAACACAACTTGGTTTCGCTGCTAAAAAACTAGGGATCAATTTTGAAACTCCCGTGTTTGATGGAGCGAGTGAAGGTGATGTTCACGAATTCTGCAAAAAAGCAGGTTTACCAGAAAACAGCAAATTTCAGTTATACGATGGAAGAACTGGTGAGAAATTCATCAACCAAGTCTTCTGCGGATACATCTACATGTTAAAACTGGCTCACTTGGTGGATGACAAAATCCATGCAAGGTCTACTGGACCTTACTCACTCGTAACGCAACAACCACTCGGTGGTAAGGCGCAGTTCGGGGGACAAAGGTTAGGGGAGATGGAAGTTTGGGCTCTCGAAGCGTATGGTGCATCACATACCTTACAAGAGTTACTTACCATCAAGTCAGATGATATGTTAGGTCGTGCAAGAATTTACGAAGCGATTGTGAAGGGAATCCACTCGATTAAACCGGGTATTCCTGAGTCCTTCAACGTTCTTGTGCAGGAACTCCGAGGTCTTGCCCTCGATATCATCATTAAAGACTCCGAAGGATTGGAAGTGGATATCTCTGATTACGAAGATGAATTCTCGAAAAACAAAAAGAAAATTAAATTCGAGACCATTGAAAACGTTTAG
- the rplL gene encoding 50S ribosomal protein L7/L12: protein MSVDALLEQIGSLTLVQAADLVKKMEEKFGISAAAPVAVAAVAGAGGGAAAAEEPATFNVILKAHGDKKIDVIKLVREITGLGLADAKTLVEAGGKSVKEGVSKDEAADIKKKLEGVGAQVEVAAAG from the coding sequence ATGTCTGTTGACGCGCTATTAGAACAAATTGGAAGTCTTACATTAGTTCAGGCTGCTGACCTAGTGAAAAAGATGGAGGAGAAATTCGGGATTTCTGCTGCTGCACCGGTTGCGGTAGCGGCTGTTGCGGGTGCAGGTGGTGGCGCTGCTGCTGCTGAAGAACCAGCAACTTTCAATGTTATCTTGAAAGCACACGGTGACAAAAAGATCGACGTTATTAAACTCGTTCGCGAAATCACTGGTCTTGGATTAGCAGATGCGAAAACTCTTGTGGAAGCTGGTGGAAAATCAGTAAAAGAAGGGGTTTCTAAAGATGAAGCTGCTGATATTAAGAAAAAACTCGAAGGTGTTGGGGCTCAAGTAGAAGTTGCTGCTGCCGGTTAA
- the rplJ gene encoding 50S ribosomal protein L10 — MANPSKIEAVTELKTRLEKRPNFILASYSGLTVEDMSNLRAKLRKEGSEMKVIKNNLFLRALKESSEHKNNSIDFGDVYKGPLAAIFSLDALPAVAKVCKDFAKDKKELEIKTGYMDGEVLGKSGVEAIAGLPSKQELLAQVARGINAPATQIASGINQIMASLARAINAVAEKNGN, encoded by the coding sequence ATGGCAAATCCATCTAAAATTGAAGCAGTAACAGAACTAAAGACTCGTTTGGAAAAACGACCTAACTTTATTTTAGCATCTTACAGCGGTTTAACTGTTGAAGATATGTCCAACCTTCGTGCGAAACTTCGCAAGGAAGGATCAGAGATGAAGGTGATCAAAAACAACCTTTTTCTCCGTGCATTAAAAGAGTCTTCTGAACATAAAAACAACTCCATTGATTTTGGGGATGTTTACAAAGGCCCGCTTGCAGCGATTTTCTCTCTGGATGCACTTCCAGCAGTAGCGAAAGTTTGTAAGGACTTTGCAAAAGATAAGAAGGAACTTGAAATCAAAACCGGCTATATGGACGGTGAGGTTTTGGGTAAGTCTGGAGTAGAAGCGATTGCTGGACTTCCGTCCAAACAAGAACTTCTTGCGCAAGTGGCTCGTGGGATCAATGCTCCTGCAACGCAAATTGCTTCTGGAATCAATCAAATCATGGCATCATTGGCTCGCGCCATCAATGCTGTAGCCGAGAAAAACGGCAATTAG
- the rplA gene encoding 50S ribosomal protein L1, which translates to MKRGKKYIQLKEKVDRTKAYTLGEAVGLAKATSYSKFDGTLEISTKINYKSLQNVRGTISLPHGTGKTIKVLVFCKGDKQNEAREAGADFVGDMDLIEKVSGGWTDFDACVATPDMMKEVGKLGPVLGRKGLMPKPKAGTVTTDVTKAVKELKAGRIEYRPDKGGVVHLGVGKCSFSDDKLSDNINAVVAALMKDKPSDAKGDYLKSFSVAATMGIGVKVDVKELVNANI; encoded by the coding sequence ATGAAACGCGGCAAAAAATACATCCAACTCAAAGAGAAAGTCGATCGCACAAAGGCTTATACCCTTGGTGAGGCAGTCGGGTTAGCGAAAGCTACCAGTTACTCAAAGTTCGACGGAACTTTAGAGATCTCTACTAAAATTAATTATAAATCTCTTCAAAACGTAAGAGGGACAATTTCTCTTCCACACGGAACTGGAAAAACGATTAAGGTTTTGGTTTTCTGCAAAGGAGACAAACAAAACGAAGCGAGAGAGGCTGGTGCTGATTTCGTGGGTGATATGGACCTAATTGAAAAAGTTTCTGGTGGTTGGACTGATTTTGACGCCTGTGTGGCAACTCCTGATATGATGAAGGAAGTTGGTAAACTGGGTCCAGTTCTTGGTCGTAAAGGACTTATGCCAAAACCAAAAGCAGGAACAGTGACTACTGATGTAACAAAAGCAGTGAAAGAACTCAAAGCAGGTCGTATTGAATACCGCCCTGACAAAGGGGGAGTGGTTCACTTAGGAGTAGGAAAGTGTTCCTTCTCTGATGATAAACTTTCTGATAACATCAATGCTGTTGTTGCAGCTCTTATGAAAGACAAACCTTCCGATGCGAAGGGAGATTACCTCAAGTCTTTCTCAGTAGCAGCGACAATGGGAATCGGCGTAAAAGTCGATGTAAAAGAACTAGTAAACGCGAACATATAA
- the rplK gene encoding 50S ribosomal protein L11 yields the protein MAAKKVVKQIKLQVEAGKANPAPPVGPALGQAGLNIMEFCKQFNERSKNQMGLKLPVVITVYSDRSFTFVTKSPPAALLVMKALGIPGGSATPHTVKVGTIKRAQLEEIAKTKMEDLNANDLDAAVKIIAGTCRSMGVNVE from the coding sequence ATGGCTGCAAAGAAAGTAGTAAAACAAATTAAACTCCAAGTAGAAGCAGGGAAAGCAAACCCAGCTCCTCCGGTAGGACCTGCACTTGGTCAGGCCGGACTCAATATCATGGAATTTTGTAAACAGTTCAATGAGAGATCAAAAAACCAAATGGGACTCAAACTCCCAGTGGTGATCACTGTTTATTCCGACAGAAGTTTTACTTTCGTCACTAAATCTCCTCCAGCGGCTCTTCTTGTCATGAAGGCACTTGGAATTCCAGGTGGATCTGCCACTCCACACACTGTAAAAGTGGGAACAATCAAACGCGCACAACTAGAAGAAATTGCAAAAACGAAGATGGAAGACCTCAATGCGAACGACTTAGATGCAGCAGTGAAAATCATTGCTGGAACTTGCCGTTCCATGGGTGTTAACGTCGAGTAA
- the nusG gene encoding transcription termination/antitermination protein NusG, with translation MGDSLDKKWYVLQTYSGHENKVKTNIEKMVQQQKLEDQIFSVKIPSMEVAEMKNGKKKVTKKKLMPGYVLVEMNMTDDLRFKIQNLPSVSTFVGGKGKGPEPLSLDEIKNLFSDVGNVESEEVSRPRFLFKVGETLKIIDGPFANFTGLVDEIFPDKGRLRVRVEIFGRSTPVELDYLQVKSEQ, from the coding sequence GTGGGCGATTCTTTAGATAAAAAATGGTATGTGCTTCAGACTTATTCTGGTCATGAGAATAAGGTGAAAACTAACATTGAAAAGATGGTCCAACAACAAAAGCTGGAAGACCAGATCTTTTCGGTGAAAATTCCTTCGATGGAAGTTGCCGAAATGAAAAACGGCAAAAAGAAGGTCACGAAGAAAAAACTCATGCCGGGTTATGTTCTCGTTGAGATGAATATGACTGATGACCTTCGGTTTAAAATCCAGAACTTACCTTCTGTGTCTACATTTGTAGGCGGAAAAGGAAAAGGTCCGGAACCACTTTCTCTTGATGAGATCAAAAATCTCTTCAGTGATGTGGGAAATGTGGAATCGGAAGAAGTATCAAGACCACGTTTCCTCTTCAAAGTGGGCGAAACATTGAAAATTATAGATGGTCCGTTTGCCAATTTCACAGGGCTTGTGGATGAAATTTTCCCTGATAAGGGAAGACTTCGTGTCCGAGTCGAAATTTTTGGAAGATCCACTCCTGTGGAGTTGGATTACCTCCAAGTAAAATCGGAACAATAG
- the secE gene encoding preprotein translocase subunit SecE, producing MKATSFIQECKAELEKVHWPTRQEVVSSTVVVLVTVFIFSLFLSASDFIFLKLLKWFWALGT from the coding sequence ATGAAAGCTACGAGTTTCATTCAGGAATGTAAAGCAGAACTTGAAAAAGTACATTGGCCTACGCGCCAAGAAGTGGTGAGTTCTACCGTTGTAGTCCTAGTTACAGTATTTATCTTTTCCTTATTTTTATCAGCTTCAGATTTCATTTTCTTGAAACTGCTAAAGTGGTTCTGGGCATTAGGAACATAG
- a CDS encoding histidine kinase yields the protein MAKPFVELEAQIPDLVKAKSKIVVRSSRMNRQLEQYVLGLITHILNEVGQSQFVEMLYTISKELTINGIKANQKRVFFEDEGLDITDEADYFQGIKEYSKKFSEKMADEYGKRCLARGVYVQIKFHYCLDGLLVEVTNNTPVIKTEEVRMREKMKKSMGYNDIAEFYMDNMDNTEGAGLGIALIMILLKNEGVDPNLFRIITHEDRTVARVEIPFNDNYVSFRSAELAEI from the coding sequence GTGGCGAAACCCTTTGTAGAATTAGAAGCACAAATCCCCGATTTAGTAAAGGCAAAATCGAAAATTGTCGTCCGTTCGTCTCGGATGAATCGCCAGTTGGAACAGTATGTGCTTGGGCTCATCACTCATATCCTAAATGAAGTGGGACAATCTCAATTTGTGGAAATGTTGTATACCATTTCCAAAGAACTTACCATCAACGGAATCAAAGCCAACCAAAAACGAGTTTTTTTTGAAGATGAAGGACTCGACATTACGGATGAAGCTGATTATTTCCAAGGGATCAAAGAGTATTCCAAAAAGTTCTCAGAAAAAATGGCAGATGAATATGGGAAACGATGCCTCGCCCGAGGTGTTTATGTGCAAATCAAATTCCATTACTGTTTAGATGGTCTTCTTGTGGAGGTGACAAACAACACTCCCGTCATCAAAACAGAAGAAGTTCGGATGCGTGAAAAAATGAAAAAGTCCATGGGGTATAATGACATCGCTGAATTTTACATGGACAATATGGACAATACAGAAGGTGCGGGACTTGGAATTGCTCTCATCATGATCCTTCTTAAAAACGAAGGTGTTGACCCTAACTTATTTCGCATCATCACTCACGAAGACAGAACCGTTGCCAGAGTGGAAATTCCATTTAACGACAATTATGTGTCGTTTCGCAGTGCCGAACTAGCAGAAATATAA
- a CDS encoding SDR family NAD(P)-dependent oxidoreductase: MELKGANILVTGSAGGLGKAMAYRLGKSGANIILSDIQKDKLDETVSLFQKEGIKTTGIVANVAKEEDSIRLMEEAAAFQGSLDVAILNAGILRDGLLIRVDKETGKVKGKMGIDQWQSVIDVNLTGVFLTGREAAAKMVEQKKGVIIPIASIAMHGNSGQTNYSAAKAGVAAMTVTWSKELAKFGIRVAGIAPGFIGTEMVLKDMNPEALEKWKSIIPVGRLGEPDEIASTAEFIIMNDLVTGVVLEISGGVRI, from the coding sequence ATGGAATTAAAAGGTGCAAACATTCTCGTCACCGGATCTGCCGGTGGACTCGGAAAGGCAATGGCATACCGTCTTGGTAAGTCAGGTGCCAATATCATTCTCTCAGACATCCAAAAAGACAAATTGGACGAAACCGTTTCTCTCTTTCAAAAAGAAGGGATCAAAACAACAGGAATCGTTGCCAATGTTGCAAAAGAAGAAGATAGTATCCGACTCATGGAAGAAGCAGCTGCATTTCAAGGAAGCCTTGATGTAGCAATCCTCAATGCAGGGATCTTACGTGATGGCCTTCTCATCCGGGTGGACAAAGAAACAGGAAAGGTCAAAGGTAAAATGGGCATCGACCAATGGCAATCTGTTATCGATGTCAACTTAACTGGAGTTTTTTTAACTGGTAGAGAAGCAGCTGCCAAAATGGTAGAACAAAAAAAAGGGGTCATCATCCCTATTGCCTCCATTGCCATGCATGGTAATTCTGGACAAACCAATTATAGTGCTGCAAAAGCTGGTGTTGCAGCGATGACAGTCACTTGGTCCAAAGAACTTGCCAAGTTCGGAATCAGAGTGGCAGGCATTGCACCTGGATTCATTGGAACAGAGATGGTATTAAAAGACATGAACCCAGAAGCATTAGAAAAATGGAAATCGATCATCCCAGTGGGAAGACTCGGGGAACCAGATGAAATTGCGTCGACAGCAGAGTTTATCATTATGAACGATCTTGTTACAGGTGTGGTTTTGGAAATCTCTGGTGGTGTCCGAATCTAA
- a CDS encoding ArsR/SmtB family transcription factor — protein MKIKTELSKQQLEQAIKGIQGIAHPIRLLILYTLAKEEKTVGQLVELLGTSQSAASQHLSKMKNNGILESRKSSNQVFYRLKDAKFKDLIQTIVKVYKK, from the coding sequence ATGAAAATAAAAACAGAACTATCGAAACAACAATTGGAACAAGCGATCAAAGGAATTCAAGGGATAGCCCACCCGATTCGTTTGCTCATCCTTTATACTTTGGCAAAAGAAGAAAAAACAGTAGGTCAACTCGTGGAATTACTTGGAACGAGCCAATCGGCCGCCTCTCAACACTTAAGCAAAATGAAAAACAATGGAATCTTGGAATCCCGAAAGTCTTCGAACCAAGTGTTCTATCGTTTGAAAGATGCTAAGTTCAAAGATTTGATCCAAACCATCGTAAAAGTGTACAAAAAGTAA